Genomic window (Amaranthus tricolor cultivar Red isolate AtriRed21 chromosome 7, ASM2621246v1, whole genome shotgun sequence):
TGAAGGGTTGACATGCTATTAATTTGGATACAAAAGTTCGGACAAGTTTCGGCGTTTGTATTTTTTCTTGAAGGCTTATAATGAATTGCTATGCTCTTTTTTATTCTGGATAATACTTATGTTTTAATTTGCGATGTTTTTTCAATCTTCAACATGTTTTGAGAACTTAATTATTATATGCTGTTCACAATTATTGCAACTAAAGGAAGTCAGAAAGATTCTTAATGATTGTTCAATTCTGATGTTTATGGAGTATTTGCTCACTACTGTACTCTTCTTTTTTGACGtgatcataatttatgaaaggCCTTTTTATATGAGGATTTGCTCCACCTGATTCTCACTTGTttttgaaaataagataaaatctTACTCACTTTGAGATTAAGACAAAATTTGATTCTCACTCTCACTtctataactaaattaaattttgattcTCACACTTATTTAAGAAATTATGATAAGTGTAGACCAATGCTAACGATGGCCAGTAATTATAGATAAGTGACATGAGTTCAGATAATAGGGTCAAACACCTTCTATGTATCACATTTTCCAACATTTATTTGGGATGACTAACTCTCAGTAGAGTTGATGAACAAAATCTCCAAAACGTTCTCATTGATATCACAAGTTAGGGCAATGTTTTATACAAAGAGAAGGGCGAAAGAGGAAGGAAAAAccaagaaatgaaattaaatagTTTCTAATATTTTGGATTTGAAAACATATAGGAGATAGAAAAAGAGGGAGATAAAAACTCCAAAACATTCATTCAAGGGTCTTCCTCCTAGGGATCCTCACATATCCCTATACATACAAGGGATGTTGTTCCCACCCCATTCTTTGCCCTTCCTTTACTTCCAATTCCCGCAAAAAAGTATGTTAGCTAATTGGTCTAGTATTAAAAATGAATCAAAAGGGAAGGAAAAGATAACAACAGGGAACCAAAGAAACGGAAGACAAGTAAACTTTTTATTTGGTTCGATTGACAGGAATTGGTGCTTTTGTGTTGATTTTATTCATTAGGAAATGGTAGAATTGCGTAATTGATTAATCCATCGATTAACCCAATGCTATTAAGTGAGTTACACTAAGGTGGCGTTAGGGGTTGAAATATGATGTTTTTCAATTGACCTTTGATAGCAACATCACATAGAGAAAATTGGACATGATTATGAGTTATTTTACTATGGTCTATTATAATCTAAATTCAAataactataaatctttggcttTTACGATATTTGGCACATAACCTATTTTAGAGGGAATGGAAAAAAGTACGTAGAAAACTTGAGTCATTAACTTTCATCTCAAACACTAATGTGGATAGAAGTAATTTGACCTTGTTTGCCAACTTCTAGATGCATATGTTGTGCTTGTCTCTTGAAAATCTCGAGGTACGTTCCGgcatcatagtgcaaaaatgcagTATGGTCATGATGACCCTGTGTTACACTAACAGAATAATGAGGTAACATTGATGATGTGGTTGTTGTACCACCGTACATCAACCTGGACTTTGGCCTAAGGGGGTGTTGTTCAAACTTTTTACAATGTGGGGAGTTCTGGTTCAGTACATTGAAAGCATTTATATAACTCAGCCAATATAATACAATgaagccttgtttttgcacagTGTCGAGCAGTTCACTATGAAGAAATGCCTTCGGCCACACTTCTCATCATTTTTGgtttattacttttttattgTGTGCAATTTCTCTCTATGAAATAAATTGCTCTCTTTTATGATTTGCAGGTATCCGAAGCTTCCATGAGTAGAAACCGCAGTACTATTATCATTCCCGCTGGAAGCACAAGAGACGAAGGATGGGCTGCATTCCGTAACATCTTGGCTGAGATAAATGAAGCACTAGTTTTCATCATGTCTAATCAGGTTTGTTTCTTGATACCTCTGTGTGCTCTTTAGTAATTATGTTCTTTTGCTAATTTTACTTTCTGAGTACAGCAAAATTCTGAAGCTTCAGAACGCCTTGTTGGTCTCTCTGACGATGTTGGTGCTGGCTTTATAGCTGGGCATAGCACTCAATCTACTCCTTCAGAAATTCCTGTGGACAGGTCTGCTGATCTCCCTGCTCAGGATGAAATTAATAACAACTTGGGAGCCTCCTCTAAAGTTATCAGAGTTGACCAGAAGAGGTTTTTCTTTGACCTCGGTAGCAATAACAGGGGACACTTTCTAAGGATATCCGAGGTAAAAGATTATTTATGTGCAACTTTATTTCTCTGTCCATCCCTTTTCAGTATTGCGTTTCAAAGGTGATTGGTCCGCGTTGCTCATCCATATTTATGtgcaactagaggtgttcattcgggtaatcGGGTTGATCTCGGGTTATTtgtttcgggtcggtttgaAATCGGATTTTGAGTCCAGATTGTTTTTCATAAATGAAAAACAATTTTGAAGTCAGGTCAAATCTAGTTCGGTTAGAAAGTCGGGTGAATTTCAGGTCATTGAGTCATTGAATATGTTTAGAATACCTCTATGTGcaactttgtttctttctatCCCATTCTTCCTTTTTTTCAAGTACTGTGCTTTGAACTAAAATATTTGGCACCAAAATGCAGGTAACTGGTCCTGATCGTTCATCCATCATTCTTCCGTTATCTGGATTAAAACAATTCCATGAAATGGTGACACATTTTGTGGAGATTAGTAAAGACAAAATCGAGGGAATGGCTAGTGCAAACGTACGGACAGTGGATCCTCCTCAAAGATAAATCGCTTACATCTCAGAAGTGAATTATTTGATTTGGATTTGAGAATGTCAATGAATCCTTATCATTCTCGATTTACAGTGATGAAGTAGTAGTCGTGAATTCGTATTCAGATGTTCAGTTACATTTTTTGTCTTTCTTTTTCCCTGTTGTATTGAGCTGAGCTGAGCTATATTTAAGCCTGACAATAATATTTGTTTGATTAATGCACTAAGGgaagaatatttggttttagtCACAATGGAATAACAAAAATGTCTGTGACTTTGTTAATGTCAAAATCTGTTATGTCCCAGCAATGCTCCATTCGACCGTGTATTtgacatggtttgttttgaacgttGGTTATGGTACATGTTGGCAAACGTACCTCTTGAAAAAAAACTCCTTTTTTGGCTTGTTTAAGGAGTTTTTTCCATGATGATGGGTGGACCGAAGTGCCCTTTGCAAATGTTACTTTCTTAGTTGCTTGTTTGATCCGTTCAAGTGTTGGAATTTTATTGGCTTGCTAAAGAGATAAGTTAGTTTTTAGGAGGgaaaattattataaactatctacaaaaatctcatttttgtgaaaaagtacttagattaaattttttttatcaaaaactatttaaaaaatttaatttgtttgtcaaaaaataccttATAATGGAACTATCTCTTCTTACTTTAgtcaaatttaacaaaataaaataaaactaccTAGAAAATCATTTGCCAATGCACCAGGGATTTTCAAAAGTCATTTCCCCCAATTTGCATCCACTGAAGTATGCCATTAGTTTAGGGTTTTCTAACCAGGCATCTTTCTCTTCCTCGAATGCAGCTCATCATCCCCAAATGCTCACCAGTAAGTCTGCCATCTTCCATAACGTGATTTCCGCCATTGATTTTGATTCCTCATGTAAGTTTTTATTTGCTTCAAAATTGTGATTTACTTCACTTAAATTGGATGATGAAGATATTAATAttagaagaaggaagaagataaAGAAGGAGGATAAGTTAGTGGAACGAAGAAGTTGTTGCTTCAAATGTTAATGGGTGGCTTTTAGAATAAGTCACAAGACTTGCACATGacaaaataaaatggaaaaaagGACGGCTTCTATTATAAAGTTctctttgacaaaaaaaaaaaaaaagaatttctagctagtttttgacaaaaaaaattgttctagGTGGTTTAACAAAAGTGTAGTTTTTTTAGgtagtttttaacaattttttctttttaggaaGATATTTTGGTAAAATTAGATTAGATATGGCTAGTTGTTTATTGAAAGAGTGAGAATGAGAGTGTTTTGCCAAAACAGTTGATAGCTGGTAATTAATTACATTGATTGATTTAGCTATATGATTATATTGACTTGTTTGACCAGTTAATTTAGAACTCGCTCCTATGAACAGtttgttcaaaaataatttattcataataataagttGTTTTAAGCGATCaatttaccaaatactattaTTGAATGGTTTGATCACCTAACTCTCTACTTTGtataaaaataagcaaaaattaCCTAATAAGTTTTTGTCAAACACCCCTAGTAAGTCAACGGGGACGTTTGGTAAAATGACTTATTaaacaattttagcttattttgatacaataGAAGATTGATTGGTTAAACCAGCTCATGGCTCATGCTAATGTTTGGTGAATAAGTTGGATGAAACAgtttattgatatgaataagcAGGTTTTTAACAAGTTGCTCATAGCAATGAGTTCAAAATCAGgtggtcaaaccagttaataaaatcagttgGTCAAATCAGCCACTGTAATCAGTTAATGTTTGCCAAACACCTCTAAAAGCTAATGAAAAAGTCAATTAAATTAGCTTTTTATTTGGCTTAAAGGCTGGCttaccaaatacttttttttttctttttcaccaactaaaaagccaaaaattacacacacacatatcaagcttatatgttaaCAGTGAGAAGCATGATACTCTTTAGCAAAAACCTattacttttaataaaaatttaggcaaaaacttacaaaaaagtgtttttttttttatataaacatgtgttactttttggcaaaaaaataatactttcgaaacaaaataatttttttccaaaGAAGTTCGACgaaaaaaatattgataaagtgacaaaaaagtgtTTCCTTTTAACTAAGATATAGTTACTTTTtgacaaaaaagtgttatttttgtatatatatatatatatatatatatatatattatatatatatatatatatatatatatatatatatatatatatatatatatatatataagaacgtaattttaataatacaaccaatgtatatatatttagatcGAGAAAATTCtaatataaaatt
Coding sequences:
- the LOC130817361 gene encoding transcription factor Pur-alpha 1, with the translated sequence MESNSGGNDVELMCKTLQVEHKLFYFDLKENPRGRYLKISEKTSATRSTIIVPSNGVSWFLDLFNYYVNSEEQDSFSKELQLDAKVFYFDVGENRRGRFLKVSEASMSRNRSTIIIPAGSTRDEGWAAFRNILAEINEALVFIMSNQQNSEASERLVGLSDDVGAGFIAGHSTQSTPSEIPVDRSADLPAQDEINNNLGASSKVIRVDQKRFFFDLGSNNRGHFLRISEVTGPDRSSIILPLSGLKQFHEMVTHFVEISKDKIEGMASANVRTVDPPQR